Proteins encoded by one window of Musa acuminata AAA Group cultivar baxijiao chromosome BXJ2-9, Cavendish_Baxijiao_AAA, whole genome shotgun sequence:
- the LOC135621962 gene encoding protein S40-1-like, with translation MEELYEWEVMWPEDNNDGPIGSANSHGSTRKTAPGARSPPSSCAAPLDIPSARPSPGRACGSGDGEEEIEWAPPHVVASRRSAEGKVAFSLCSGLGRTLKGRDLLHVRNSVLRMTGFLEG, from the coding sequence ATGGAGGAGTTGTACGAGTGGGAGGTGATGTGGCCGGAGGACAACAACGACGGGCCCATCGGCTCCGCCAACAGTCACGGCTCGACCCGGAAGACGGCGCCGGGCGCTCGGAGTCCGCCTTCCTCGTGCGCGGCGCCGCTGGACATCCCGAGCGCCCGACCAAGTCCCGGGCGCGCATGCGGCAGCGGCGACGGGGAGGAGGAGATCGAGTGGGCGCCGCCGCATGTTGTGGCGTCGCGACGCAGCGCGGAGGGGAAGGTGGCATTCTCGCTGTGCTCCGGCCTCGGGAGGACGCTCAAAGGCCGGGATCTCCTCCACGTCCGTAACTCCGTGCTCCGCATGACCGGCTTCCTCGAAGGATGA
- the LOC135621982 gene encoding uncharacterized protein LOC135621982 has translation MRIMRAQNKVSVLARFGCWGMASWCRKTKCIQCLHSSLSRRLSRPDLPAGETQSWEVSYAFEMTVVNEAFGRLTGRQVFDELAVVVGVSSKALIYMCMRRFIRSSTLLMRWGGSEWNSCGHAATQQLPIPHSKSIPSHRMSPTQVCSPSPSFSPIDPPIACVFSENYLVRKKLMEEFEEADILWPDYDRDEDELTEEWHAGLGTRRRTSSPVEIPSRPQPVRSWTLGFAGSDRVHGDDDDKDDGGKTHNVPPHVMVTRRIADKTSFSVCVGTGRTLKGRDLRQVRNSILRMTGFLER, from the coding sequence ATGAGAATAATGCGTGCACAAAACAAGGTCTCTGTCCTCGCTCGGTTCGGTTGCTGGGGCATGGCGTCTTGGTGCAGGAAAACCAAGTGCATCCAATGTCTCCATTCGTCCCTTTCCCGGCGCCTCAGTCGCCCCGACTTGCCTGCGGGAGAAACACAGAGTTGGGAGGTATCCTACGCCTTCGAAATGACTGTGGTGAATGAAGCTTTTGGGCGACTCACAGGGCGCCAAGTGTTCGATGAATTAGCAGTTGTCGTCGGCGTTTCGAGCAAAGCTCTTATTTATATGTGCATGAGAAGATTCATTCGGAGCTCAACATTGTTAATGAGGTGGGGCGGGTCCGAATGGAATAGCTGCGGCCACGCGGCGACGCAACAGTTGCCGATCCCGCACTCTAAATCCATCCCCTCCCACCGCATGTCGCCCACGCAAGTTTGCTCACCTTCCCCCTCCTTTTCTCCGATAGATCCCCCCATCGCATGCGTCTTCTCGGAGAACTACTTGGTGAGGAAGAAGCTGATGGAAGAATTCGAGGAAGCCGATATCCTGTGGCCCGACTACGATCGCGACGAGGACGAGCTCACCGAGGAGTGGCACGCCGGACTCGGAACTCGGCGGAGGACGTCCAGCCCCGTCGAGATCCCCTCGAGACCTCAACCGGTTCGTTCTTGGACGCTGGGCTTCGCTGGTTCCGACCGCGTTCACGGTGACGACGATGATAAAGACGACGGAGGCAAAACCCACAACGTCCCGCCGCACGTCATGGTGACCCGCAGGATCGCCGACAAGACGTCCTTCTCGGTGTGTGTCGGCACCGGCAGGACGCTCAAGGGACGGGATCTGAGGCAGGTCAGGAACTCCATCCTGCGGATGACCGGATTCCTGGAGAGATGA
- the LOC135622184 gene encoding early nodulin-like protein 1, with translation MEASKGLAALLLVAGVTMALMDSAGAYVFYAGGRDGWVLHPSESYGDWAERNRFQVADTIVFKYKKGEDSVLVVSKQDYDACDVSKPIRKLDGGDSVFNFDRSGPFYFISGAPENCQQGQKLVVVVMAVRNCPPISSPPSPPPTSNTPPASSPSPAPVSHGPAPPPFPEPHPPTPAPPAAPVPGSPPPKSSGGAVSGPAISPAPAPVEPASSSSSSSYASNWSLVTVLLLMVLGASSSA, from the exons ATGGAGGCTTCGAAAGGCTTGGCTGCTCTGCTCCTTGTTGCTGGGGTTACCATGGCGTTGATGGACTCAGCTGGGGCTTACGTCTTCTACGCTGGAGGGAGGGATGGCTGGGTGCTGCATCCCTCCGAGAGTTATGGTGATTGGGCAGAGAGGAATAGGTTTCAGGTTGCTGACACCATTG TGTTCAAGTACAAGAAGGGGGAGGACTCTGTTCTGGTGGTGAGCAAGCAGGATTACGATGCATGCGACGTGAGCAAACCGATCCGGAAGCTCGATGGAGGCGATTCCGTGTTCAACTTCGATCGGTCGGGGCCGTTCTACTTCATCAGCGGCGCGCCGGAGAACTGCCAACAGGGGCAGAAGCTGGTGGTGGTGGTCATGGCCGTGAGGAACTGTCCGCCCATCTCTTCTCCTCCGTCGCCACCTCCTACTTCCAACACGCCCCCTGCTTCATCTCCTTCACCTGCACCAGTATCCCATGGTCCTGCCCCACCCCCATTTCCGGAACCCCATCCTCCAACCCCAGCACCGCCCGCAGCTCCCGTGCCCGGGTCTCCTCCTCCTAAATCCTCGGGTGGCGCCGTGTCTGGTCCTGCGATATCGCCGGCACCAGCTCCCGTCGAACCGGCCTCCTCTTCGTCATCCTCCTCGTACGCATCGAACTGGTCCCTGGTGACGGTGCTGCTGCTCATGGTTCTCGGTGCTTCCTCCTCCGCCTAA
- the LOC135623950 gene encoding MADS-box transcription factor 32-like isoform X2, producing the protein MGRGRTEIKRIENPIQRQSTFYKRRDGLFKKARELSVLCDADLLLLLFSSSGKLYQYHSPSVASAKELIERYEVAAQTQIRGDRRLERNAEMEMVEKLCDTLERELRFMKVDEGQQYSLPDLGLLEHNLETAIGKVRVEMDRKIGAQIHKLETMVRDRQQERYGLCDKIARVQTLRGMEADGSASSTPGLDLRLGLN; encoded by the exons ATGGGGAGAGGGAGAACGGAGATAAAGAGGATAGAGAACCCGATCCAGAGGCAGTCCACTTTCTATAAAAGAAGGGACGGTCTGTTTAAGAAAGCCAGGGAGCTCTCTGTTCTCTGCGACgccgacctcctcctcctcctcttttcctcttcCGGCAAGCTGTATCAGTATCACTCCCCTTCGGTCGCCAG TGCCAAGGAGCTCATAGAACGGTATGAGGTGGCCGCCCAAACACAGATTCGGGGAGACCGTCGCTTG GAACGGAACGCAGAGATGGAGATGGTGGAGAAACTGTGCGACACTTTAGAGAGAGAGCTCAG ATTCATGAAGGTTGACGAGGGACAGCAGTACTCGCTGCCGGATCTGGGCCTTCTGGAGCACAACTTGGAGACGGCCATCGGCAAGGTCCGAGTGGAGATGGACCGGAAGATAGGGGCACAGATCCACAAACTCGAAACCATG GTAAGAGATCGCCAACAAGAAAGATACGGTCTGTGCGACAAG ATTGCACGAGTGCAGACGCTTAGAGGCATGGAAGCAGATGGATCTGCCTCTTCAACTCCAGGACTGGACCTGAGACTGG GTCTAAATTAA
- the LOC135623950 gene encoding MADS-box transcription factor 32-like isoform X1: MGRGRTEIKRIENPIQRQSTFYKRRDGLFKKARELSVLCDADLLLLLFSSSGKLYQYHSPSVASAKELIERYEVAAQTQIRGDRRLERNAEMEMVEKLCDTLERELRFMKVDEGQQYSLPDLGLLEHNLETAIGKVRVEMDRKIGAQIHKLETMVRDRQQERYGLCDKIARVQTLRGMEADGSASSTPGLDLRLGTYSSVDTWLGSSPWFSAHF, translated from the exons ATGGGGAGAGGGAGAACGGAGATAAAGAGGATAGAGAACCCGATCCAGAGGCAGTCCACTTTCTATAAAAGAAGGGACGGTCTGTTTAAGAAAGCCAGGGAGCTCTCTGTTCTCTGCGACgccgacctcctcctcctcctcttttcctcttcCGGCAAGCTGTATCAGTATCACTCCCCTTCGGTCGCCAG TGCCAAGGAGCTCATAGAACGGTATGAGGTGGCCGCCCAAACACAGATTCGGGGAGACCGTCGCTTG GAACGGAACGCAGAGATGGAGATGGTGGAGAAACTGTGCGACACTTTAGAGAGAGAGCTCAG ATTCATGAAGGTTGACGAGGGACAGCAGTACTCGCTGCCGGATCTGGGCCTTCTGGAGCACAACTTGGAGACGGCCATCGGCAAGGTCCGAGTGGAGATGGACCGGAAGATAGGGGCACAGATCCACAAACTCGAAACCATG GTAAGAGATCGCCAACAAGAAAGATACGGTCTGTGCGACAAG ATTGCACGAGTGCAGACGCTTAGAGGCATGGAAGCAGATGGATCTGCCTCTTCAACTCCAGGACTGGACCTGAGACTGGGTACTTACTCATCTGTCGATACTTGGCTTGGCAGCTCCCCGTGGTTCTCAGCTCATTTCTGA
- the LOC135622588 gene encoding VQ motif-containing protein 4-like → MENLHHGFHENEQQSSHPTSPYSNSSSNNGSSSSSNGVTAAAAAAACSPTPLTPQSLPKSVDTNPFPTTFIQADASSFKQVVQMLTGSVVTAAKHAGATAAPPTKNLVSPAAKATGPKKPTFKLHERRGSLKNLKMISPMIPGFVKTDPSSPMGVAFFSRRQPEILSPSMLDLPSLNLSPVTPLIPDPFNRTPQPSPAAATGAAMSAEDRAIAERGFYFHPSPKTTPRGSEPPRLLPLFPVTSPRPSSASAAGTSI, encoded by the coding sequence ATGGAAAACCTTCACCATGGATTCCATGAGAACGAGCAGCAATCTTCCCATCCCACCTCCCCTTACTCCAACTCCAGCAGTAAcaacggcagcagcagcagcagcaatggtGTGACAGCAGCTGCAGCAGCGGCCGCTTGTTCGCCCACACCTCTCACTCCCCAGTCCTTACCGAAATCCGTCGACACCAATCCTTTCCCCACCACCTTCATCCAGGCTGACGCCTCTTCCTTCAAGCAAGTAGTCCAGATGCTCACAGGCTCCGTGGTGACGGCCGCCAAGCACGCCGGCGCCACCGCAGCGCCGCCAACCAAGAACTTGGTTTCGCCCGCCGCGAAGGCCACCGGCCCCAAGAAGCCAACTTTTAAGCTCCATGAGCGCCGGGGCAGCCTCAAGAACCTGAAGATGATAAGCCCAATGATCCCAGGTTTCGTCAAGACCGACCCGAGTTCTCCCATGGGCGTGGCCTTCTTCTCCCGGAGGCAGCCGGAGATCCTTTCGCCGAGCATGCTGGACCTGCCGTCGTTGAACCTCAGCCCCGTCACGCCTTTGATCCCCGATCCGTTCAACCGGACGCCGCAACCCAGTCCGGCCGCCGCCACCGGAGCAGCGATGTCGGCCGAGGACCGGGCGATTGCCGAGAGGGGGTTCTACTTCCACCCTTCGCCAAAGACCACGCCGAGGGGCTCGGAGCCGCCGAGGCTGCTGCCGCTGTTCCCGGTCACGTCCCCGAGACCGTCATCGGCTTCGGCTGCCGGCACTTCCATTTAG
- the LOC103997042 gene encoding serine/threonine/tyrosine-protein kinase HT1 translates to MEEERSSWVLRAKFSHTPYQRSGSARVSLASDLALLTEPNESNSGGASSLPSNRSSFRSGCHSLPSPTNSRVGPREKSSAKKSSTRPDDGGPSEAKNPGSPSAQCSEFSFYPQGFPALKSGGASSAAVVSWKFPVSRQKAEGLSSTMGAACSGWAKLDANYRHERDPKPKQRSISPLPTTILSEVFKEARSIGKRFSTPPPSRKRCDRSRENHELAWRTAIESTHSNKSRARKETSWARYFDHGTGKVTALETTEKWNVDLSQLYLGFRFACGAHSRLYHGVYKDQPVAVKIIREPDDDEYGVMAARLEKQFTREVTMLSHLYHRNVIKLAGAWKQPPVFCIITEYLPGGSLRAFLRKLEHKSLPLQRLISIALDITRGMEYIHSQGVIHRDLKPENILFDQDLCIKIVDFGIACEEAYCDAVTEDPGTYRWMAPEMIKHKPYGRKVDVYSFGLLLWEMVTGTIPYEDMTPIQAAFAVVNKNLRPTIPTDCPAPLRALIEQCWGVLPEKRPEFWQIVKVLEQFESAVAQDGTLNQLQNLSCHEHKKRLVHWIRKLKTPSHADSSIAQMPRLL, encoded by the exons ATGGAGGAGGAGCGTAGCTCTTGGGTGCTGAGGGCCAAGTTTTCCCACACGCCCTACCAGCGATCGGGCTCTGCGCGAGTGAGCTTGGCCTCTGATTTGGCCCTGCTGACCGAACCCAATGAATCGAATTCGGGTGGCGCGTCGAGTTTGCCGTCGAACAGGTCCTCTTTTCGGTCTGGCTGCCATTCCTTGCCGAGTCCGACGAACTCGCGCGTGGGACCGCGGGAGAAAAGCTCCGCAAAGAAGTCGAGTACCCGACCTGATGATGGTGGTCCGTCGGAGGCGAAGAATCCGGGGAGCCCGAGCGCCCAGTGTTCTGAATTCTCCTTCTATCCCCAAGGATTCCCGGCTCTGAAATCAGGAGGAGCGAGTTCTGCCGCAGTCGTGAGCTGGAAATTTCCGGTTTCTCGTCAGAAAGCAGAAGGCTTGAGTTCTACCATGGGCGCTGCCTGTTCTGGATGGGCAAAACTAGATGCCAATTACCGTCATGAGCGGGATCCTAAACCGAAACAAAGGTCGATATCACCTCTTCCGACCACCATCCTCTCCGAGGTcttcaaggaagctcgttcgatcGGGAAAAGATTCTCCACTCCGCCGCCGTCCAGGAAAAGGTGCGACAGAAGCCGTGAAAATCACGAGCTTGCTTGGAGAACAGCTATTGAATCGACTCATTCTAATAAGTCGAGGGCCAGGAAGGAGACTTCTTGGGCGAGGTACTTTGATCATGGGACAGGGAAGGTCACTGCCTTGGAGACGACAGAGAAATGGAACGTTGATCTTTCCCAATTGTACCTTGGGTTTAGGTTTGCCTGCGGTGCTCATAGTAGGCTATACCATGGCGTCTACAAGGATCAACCGGTTGCTGTGAAGATCATCAGGGAACCTGATGATGACGAATATGGAGTGATGGCTGCACGACTGGAGAAGCAGTTCACCAGAGAAGTCACAATGTTGTCACATCTATATCACCGCAATGTGATTAAG CTCGCAGGGGCATGGAAACAACCACCAGTCTTTTGCATCATCACCGAGTATCTTCCTGGAGGCTCTTTAAGAGCATTTTTGCGCAAGCTTGAGCACAAATCTCTTCCTTTACAAAGATTAATTTCAATTGCCTTAGATATCACACGAGGAATGGAATATATTCATTCACAAGGAGTTATCCATCGTGACTTGAAACCTGAGAATATCCTTTTTGATCAAGACTTATGCATAAAAATTGTAGATTTTGGAATAGCATGTGAGGAAGCATATTGTGATGCAGTAACAGAGGACCCTGGAACTTATCGCTGGATGGCACCTGAGATGATCAAACATAAACCATATGGACGGAAAGTTGACGTGTATAGTTTTGGGTTATTGCTGTGGGAGATGGTGACAGGGACAATCCCTTATGAGGACATGACACCAATCCAAGCAGCTTTTGCAGTAGTCAATAAG AACTTGAGGCCAACCATTCCTACTGATTGTCCTGCACCTTTGAGAGCCCTGATAGAGCAATGCTGGGGAGTACTTCCTGAGAAGAGGCCTGAATTTTGGCAGATTGTGAAGGTGTTAGAGCAGTTTGAATCTGCTGTAGCTCAAGATGGAACACTAAATCAGCTTCAAAACTTGTCCTGCCATGAGCACAAGAAACGATTAGTCCATTGGATCCGAAAGCTGAAAACTCCCTCGCATGCAGATAGCTCAATTGCCCAAATGCCCAGACTGTTATAA
- the LOC135622587 gene encoding beta-glucuronosyltransferase GlcAT14B-like — protein sequence MEMMKAKIPLLHCAMDKRWVWAVMLISIVLVFFAAASNMSILSSIHTMYFLTNATTPAIVESTSFPASTPPPPVGSPIPRLAYFISGSKGDLDRLWRTLRALYHPRNLYVVHLDLESPASERLRLISRVANETLFAKVGNVHVIKKSNLVTYRGPMVIANALHACAVLLKKGGQWDWFINLSASDYPLVTQDDILHTFSSLPRNISFVEHTSRLDWKEDQRARPLIVDPGLYMSKKTDILWVSQRRETPTAFKLFTGSAWVALSREFVEFCVWGWDNLPRRLLMYYTNFISSSEGYFQTVICNAPEFSNTVANHDLHYIAWDVPPKQHPRVLTMADMSKLVGSNAPFARKFRRDEPVLDKIDAELLGRANGSFVPGGWCAGSPPCSEVGDPTRLRPGPGAQRVTLLMDGIVRSNKFGRNQCK from the exons ATGGAGATGATGAAAGCGAAGATTCCTCTGCTACACTGTGCCATGGATAAAAGATGGGTGTGGGCTGTGATGCTGATCTCAATTGTCCTCGTCTTCTTCGCCGCCGCCTCGAACATGAGCATCCTCTCCTCCATCCACACCATGTACTTCCTGACCAACGCCACGACCCCTGCCATCGTGGAGTCCACATCGTTCCCCGCTTCGACGCCGCCGCCGCCTGTCGGTTCCCCGATTCCCAGGTTGGCCTACTTTATCTCCGGATCCAAGGGAGATCTGGATCGCCTGTGGAGGACGCTGCGGGCGCTGTACCATCCTCGGAACCTCTACGTCGTGCACTTGGACTTGGAATCTCCGGCGAGCGAGCGGCTGCGGTTGATTTCGCGCGTCGCCAACGAGACCCTCTTCGCCAAGGTCGGGAACGTGCATGTAATCAAGAAGTCGAACCTGGTTACCTATCGAGGGCCGATGGTGATAGCCAACGCGCTCCACGCCTGTGCTGTGCTTCTCAAGAAGGGCGGGCAGTGGGACTGGTTCATCAACCTCAGTGCCTCTGATTACCCTCTCGTTACACAAGACG ATATACTGCACACCTTCTCGTCCTTGCCGCGGAACATAAGCTTTGTGGAGCACACGAGCCGATTGGATTGGAAAGA GGACCAGAGAGCGAGACCTTTGATCGTTGACCCTGGATTATACATGAGCAAGAAGACTGATATCTTATGGGTAAGTCAGAGAAGAGAGACACCGACTGCATTCAAGCTGTTCACAG GCTCTGCATGGGTTGCTCTGTCGCGGGAGTTCGTCGAGTTCTGCGTGTGGGGATGGGACAACCTGCCGAGAAGGCTCCTCATGTACTACACCAACTTCATCTCCTCCTCCGAAGGCTACTTCCAGACAGTGATCTGCAACGCGCCCGAGTTCTCCAACACCGTCGCCAACCATGACCTTCACTACATCGCGTGGGATGTGCCGCCGAAGCAGCACCCGCGCGTCCTCACCATGGCCGACATGTCTAAGTTGGTAGGCAGCAACGCTCCTTTCGCCCGCAAGTTCAGGCGGGACGAACCCGTGCTGGACAAGATCGACGCGGAGCTTCTTGGCAGGGCTAATGGAAGCTTCGTCCCGGGTGGGTGGTGTGCGGGTAGTCCGCCGTGCTCCGAGGTCGGGGATCCGACACGGCTCCGGCCCGGACCGGGGGCTCAGAGGGTAACTTTGCTGATGGATGGGATTGTTCGGTCCAACAAGTTCGGCCGGAACCAATGTAAATAG